A single genomic interval of Ignavibacteriales bacterium harbors:
- a CDS encoding DUF5009 domain-containing protein — translation METTSKRLLSLDVFRGITIAGMIMVNNPGEWGHLYGALGHAKWHGVTPTDLIFPFFLFIVGIAITLSLTKRKERGDNPTKLYLQIIKRSVIIFVLGLILAGFPIFDLTIIRIPGVLQRIAIVYCITSFLFLKANIKTQAIIAFVILFAYWAIMTLIPVPGVGYSSLGQATNLGAWLDRLIFGGHLWRAAVDPTGMFPPGCWDPEGLLSTLPAISTGIFGILTGHYILTSKDDKTTKTVWMFVVGNFAVFISMFWDMWFPINKQLWTSSYVIYSGGMALIILAMCYYLIDVKGYSWWTKPFLVYGTNAITVYFLSGIMARLLNLIKLTDAAGNEIALKTFLYNNLFISWLAPINASLAFAVTYVLFWLGIMWIFYAKKIFIKV, via the coding sequence ATGGAAACAACTTCTAAACGTTTGCTTTCTCTTGATGTCTTTAGGGGAATTACAATTGCCGGAATGATTATGGTTAATAATCCTGGCGAGTGGGGACATCTGTATGGCGCACTTGGACACGCTAAGTGGCACGGAGTTACTCCAACTGATTTGATTTTCCCCTTCTTTCTTTTCATAGTTGGTATTGCGATTACACTTTCATTAACTAAAAGAAAGGAAAGAGGAGACAACCCAACTAAATTATATTTACAAATTATTAAACGCTCTGTAATAATATTTGTACTTGGATTAATATTAGCAGGATTTCCAATCTTCGATCTAACAATAATAAGAATTCCCGGAGTGCTCCAAAGAATTGCAATTGTTTATTGCATTACTTCTTTTCTTTTTCTCAAAGCAAATATCAAAACTCAGGCTATTATAGCTTTTGTTATACTTTTTGCATATTGGGCAATTATGACTTTGATTCCAGTACCAGGCGTTGGGTATTCAAGTCTTGGTCAAGCAACAAATCTGGGGGCATGGTTAGATCGATTGATTTTTGGCGGACATCTTTGGAGAGCCGCCGTTGATCCTACCGGTATGTTTCCTCCGGGATGTTGGGATCCTGAAGGACTTCTAAGCACTCTTCCTGCAATTTCCACTGGTATCTTTGGTATACTTACCGGTCATTACATCCTTACTTCTAAAGATGATAAAACTACAAAAACTGTCTGGATGTTTGTTGTTGGAAATTTTGCTGTTTTCATTTCAATGTTCTGGGATATGTGGTTCCCGATTAACAAACAGCTCTGGACAAGCTCATACGTAATTTATTCTGGTGGAATGGCATTGATTATTTTAGCAATGTGCTACTATTTAATTGATGTTAAAGGTTATAGCTGGTGGACAAAACCGTTTTTAGTTTATGGAACGAATGCGATAACAGTTTATTTCCTGTCAGGAATTATGGCTCGATTGCTAAACTTAATTAAACTAACCGATGCCGCTGGAAATGAAATTGCGCTTAAGACTTTTCTATATAATAATCTGTTTATTTCCTGGCTTGCTCCAATAAACGCATCTTTAGCATTTGCTGTTACGTATGTATTGTTTTGGCTTGGAATAATGTGGATCTTTTATGCGAAGAAGATTTTCATTAAAGTTTGA
- a CDS encoding DedA family protein produces the protein MELISQFFDFVLHIDVHLKEIIAQYNAWSYVILFIVIFAETGFVLTPFLPGDSLLFAAGTFAAIGAFNLVILILILCIAAIAGDTVNYWIGDFIGPKIFAKEKIKFLKKEHLQKTHEFYERHGGKTIIIARFIPIIRSFAPFVAGIGSMTYLHFIVYNVVGGILWVISFVIAGYFFGNLPFVRNNFSLVILAIIFISTLPGIIGYLKSKFSSPQNNIKN, from the coding sequence TTGGAACTCATTTCCCAGTTTTTTGACTTTGTTCTTCATATAGATGTTCATTTAAAAGAAATAATTGCACAATACAATGCGTGGAGCTACGTAATTCTATTTATAGTAATATTTGCTGAGACTGGATTTGTATTAACCCCTTTTTTGCCCGGTGACTCGCTGTTATTTGCTGCTGGTACTTTTGCCGCAATAGGTGCTTTTAACCTGGTAATATTAATCCTAATACTATGCATTGCTGCCATCGCGGGAGATACAGTGAATTATTGGATTGGAGATTTTATTGGTCCCAAAATATTCGCTAAAGAAAAAATTAAATTTCTAAAAAAAGAACATCTGCAAAAAACACATGAATTTTATGAAAGACATGGTGGCAAAACAATAATAATCGCAAGGTTTATTCCAATCATTAGATCCTTTGCCCCGTTTGTTGCCGGAATTGGAAGTATGACGTATTTACATTTTATTGTTTATAATGTTGTTGGTGGAATTTTGTGGGTCATTTCGTTTGTAATTGCCGGTTATTTTTTCGGCAATCTTCCATTTGTTAGAAATAATTTTTCTTTGGTCATTTTAGCAATTATTTTTATTTCTACATTACCCGGAATAATTGGATATCTGAAATCAAAATTTTCTTCTCCACAAAATAATATAAAAAATTAG